One Janthinobacterium sp. TB1-E2 genomic region harbors:
- a CDS encoding TetR/AcrR family transcriptional regulator codes for MSDPGLSDTLPTDKESGDTAQELSCCGKPAGRPRAADMEARMDNLLHTAGCLFLEKGYGKVSLEMIAREAHVAVRTIYVKFGGKSGLFNAVVELRRAAYFSTMPALETDMRPLPTILGEFGLLFVQLVTMPAAIHLNRMVVAEAATHPELAETFYKVGPGQTREMLTRFFSRPDIAPLFRAELAPAMLSLHLLNCLLGDQMSRLLFPPQTQPDVAQLRAKVAVSLDLFLRGTLRQPLAD; via the coding sequence ATGTCCGATCCCGGCCTCAGCGATACCTTGCCTACCGATAAAGAATCGGGCGACACCGCCCAGGAGCTTTCCTGCTGCGGCAAACCAGCCGGCCGCCCGCGCGCGGCCGACATGGAAGCGCGCATGGACAACCTCCTGCACACGGCCGGCTGCCTGTTTCTGGAAAAAGGATATGGAAAGGTGAGCCTGGAAATGATCGCCCGCGAAGCCCATGTGGCCGTGCGCACGATTTATGTGAAGTTTGGCGGCAAGTCGGGCTTGTTCAATGCCGTGGTGGAATTGCGCCGCGCCGCCTACTTCTCGACCATGCCGGCCCTGGAAACGGATATGCGTCCCCTGCCCACCATCCTGGGCGAGTTCGGCCTGCTGTTCGTGCAACTGGTCACCATGCCGGCGGCCATCCACCTCAATCGCATGGTGGTGGCCGAAGCGGCCACGCATCCTGAACTGGCGGAAACGTTTTACAAGGTGGGACCGGGACAGACGCGCGAGATGCTGACGAGGTTTTTCAGCCGCCCCGACATCGCGCCGCTGTTCCGCGCGGAACTGGCGCCGGCCATGCTGTCGCTGCACTTGCTCAATTGCCTGCTGGGCGACCAGATGTCGCGCCTGCTGTTTCCGCCGCAGACGCAACCGGACGTGGCGCAATTACGCGCCAAGGTGGCCGTCAGTCTCGACCTGTTCCTGCGCGGCACCCTGCGCCAGCCGCTGGCGGACTGA
- a CDS encoding methyl-accepting chemotaxis protein: protein MQSTKISTRLYTGFGLVLLLLIIVTALGINRVQKIDAILTSISDVNNVKQRHAINFRGSVHDRAIALRDVVLAADAASAKPEIARIETLAANYAQAAAPLDQIIGSGKGVTEAERTALAAIKASEAKAQPIIAKVIQLRLADDVAGATALLQQQGAAAFTGWLASVNQLIDLEEKMSREQADSASTVARSFFFFMVLLCLGAIAIGTIAAWRISHGLLRQLGGEPDYAAAIAGEIAAGNLAVTITTGPNDRNSLLYAMRGMRDSLVAIVSQVRAGTQTIATNSREIAAGNLDLSNRTEQQAGSIEETATSMEQLTGTVKQNAEHAIEANQLAVSASGVAVKGGAVVAQVVQTMAAINESSKKIVDIIGVIDGIAFQTNILALNAAVEAARAGEQGRGFAVVATEVRSLAQRSSQAAKEIKSLIDDSVERVGTGARLVDEAGTTMQDIVDSVKRVTDIMGEISVATREQSSGIEQVNQAVGLMDQVVQQNAALVEQSASAAASLEAQAGSLSQVVSIFKLDNSQVPLQAPRPARARPAAVTAARPVLKAAAKPAPKKLASKVPADDAWEEF, encoded by the coding sequence ATGCAAAGCACCAAAATCAGCACACGGCTTTATACGGGATTCGGCCTGGTCCTGTTGCTGCTGATCATCGTTACCGCACTCGGCATCAACCGCGTGCAAAAGATCGACGCCATCCTCACCAGTATCAGCGACGTCAACAACGTCAAGCAGCGCCATGCGATCAATTTCCGTGGCAGCGTGCATGACCGCGCGATCGCCCTGCGCGACGTGGTGCTGGCGGCCGACGCGGCGTCGGCCAAGCCGGAAATCGCGCGCATCGAAACGCTGGCCGCCAATTACGCGCAGGCCGCCGCACCGCTCGACCAGATCATCGGCAGCGGCAAGGGCGTGACCGAAGCGGAACGCACGGCCCTGGCCGCCATCAAGGCCAGTGAAGCGAAGGCCCAGCCGATCATCGCCAAGGTGATTCAATTGCGCCTGGCCGATGATGTGGCCGGCGCCACCGCCTTGCTGCAGCAGCAGGGCGCCGCCGCCTTCACGGGCTGGCTTGCGTCCGTCAACCAGCTGATCGACCTCGAAGAAAAGATGAGCCGCGAACAGGCCGACAGCGCAAGCACGGTGGCGCGCAGCTTTTTCTTCTTCATGGTGCTGCTGTGCCTGGGCGCGATCGCCATCGGTACCATCGCGGCCTGGCGCATCAGCCACGGCTTGCTGCGCCAGCTCGGCGGCGAGCCCGACTACGCGGCCGCCATCGCCGGTGAAATTGCCGCTGGTAACCTGGCAGTGACCATCACTACCGGGCCGAACGACCGCAACAGTTTGCTGTACGCCATGCGCGGCATGCGCGACAGCCTGGTGGCCATCGTCAGCCAGGTGCGCGCCGGCACGCAGACCATCGCCACCAATTCGCGCGAAATCGCGGCCGGCAACCTGGACCTGTCGAACCGCACGGAACAGCAGGCTGGCTCGATCGAGGAAACCGCCACGTCGATGGAGCAATTGACGGGCACCGTCAAGCAGAACGCCGAGCACGCGATCGAAGCGAATCAGCTGGCCGTATCGGCCTCGGGTGTGGCCGTCAAGGGCGGCGCCGTCGTGGCGCAGGTGGTGCAGACCATGGCCGCCATCAACGAGTCGTCGAAAAAGATAGTCGACATTATCGGCGTGATCGACGGCATCGCTTTCCAGACGAATATTCTGGCGCTCAATGCCGCCGTGGAAGCGGCGCGCGCCGGCGAGCAGGGCCGCGGCTTTGCCGTCGTCGCCACCGAAGTGCGCAGCCTGGCCCAGCGTTCCAGCCAGGCCGCCAAGGAAATCAAGTCGCTGATCGACGACTCGGTCGAGCGCGTCGGCACGGGCGCGCGCCTGGTCGATGAAGCAGGCACGACCATGCAAGATATTGTCGACAGCGTCAAGCGCGTGACCGACATCATGGGCGAAATCAGTGTGGCCACGCGCGAGCAGTCGTCCGGCATCGAACAGGTCAACCAGGCCGTCGGCCTGATGGACCAGGTGGTGCAGCAGAATGCGGCGCTGGTGGAGCAGTCGGCCTCGGCCGCCGCGTCGCTGGAAGCGCAGGCCGGCAGCCTGTCGCAGGTGGTCAGCATCTTCAAGCTCGACAACTCGCAAGTGCCGCTGCAGGCGCCGCGGCCGGCGCGTGCGCGTCCGGCCGCCGTGACTGCTGCCAGGCCGGTCCTCAAGGCCGCAGCGAAGCCGGCACCGAAAAAGCTGGCCTCCAAGGTGCCCGCCGATGACGCATGGGAAGAGTTTTAA
- a CDS encoding efflux transporter outer membrane subunit, which produces MQTVLTKIALAASLAVALSACGTVGQDFTAPGNVAGADTFRHGAAAADAAQLPKEWWSIYGDATLNRLEQSALQDNPSVKAAGERLLQALAQSGTARANQGPSVNVSTGISNSRTSANTSQGLALGNRSISGNNFSVGATLSYEVDLLGRVKRMVEAADSQALAAQADRDGVLLMLSSQVASNYWQLRGLDAEMAILNGALDTRRESAQLVEARFNAGLTNELDLARAKVELSNAQADLHEVKRQRNQLENSLATLTGKPPSALQLPVAADPSVLPLPPAIPVGLPASLLAHRPDLVSSVAGLRAANAQVGVAEGAFYPTLQLTGNFGYASEKLRDLAQGGSRQFSFGPLALSLPIFDGGRNQANLDLSKARYAEAVANHETKLLTALREVEDALSDVEQRQLQGDAQALSQEAAARAYLVARTRYERGISTYLDVTDAQRSSLAADRAAAQIKTQRLLATVAVARSLGAGWQPDGELAKLASAPAAKVN; this is translated from the coding sequence ATGCAAACAGTATTGACGAAAATCGCGCTGGCCGCTTCCCTTGCCGTGGCGCTGTCCGCCTGCGGCACCGTGGGCCAGGATTTCACCGCGCCGGGCAATGTCGCCGGCGCCGACACCTTCCGCCATGGCGCGGCCGCGGCGGACGCCGCGCAACTGCCCAAGGAGTGGTGGAGCATCTACGGCGATGCGACCCTGAACCGCCTCGAGCAGAGCGCGCTGCAGGACAACCCGAGCGTGAAAGCGGCTGGCGAGCGCTTGCTGCAGGCGCTGGCGCAAAGCGGCACGGCGCGCGCCAACCAGGGCCCGAGCGTGAACGTCAGCACGGGGATCTCGAACTCGCGCACCTCGGCCAACACTTCGCAGGGCCTGGCCCTGGGCAACCGCTCCATCAGCGGGAATAACTTCTCCGTGGGCGCCACGCTGTCGTATGAAGTCGACTTGCTGGGCCGTGTAAAACGCATGGTCGAAGCGGCCGATTCCCAAGCCTTGGCGGCGCAAGCGGACCGCGACGGCGTGCTGCTGATGCTGTCGTCGCAAGTGGCCAGCAATTACTGGCAGCTGCGCGGACTCGATGCGGAAATGGCCATTTTGAATGGCGCGCTGGACACACGCCGCGAATCGGCGCAGCTGGTCGAAGCGCGCTTCAACGCGGGCTTGACGAATGAGCTGGACCTGGCGCGCGCGAAAGTCGAGCTGTCGAACGCACAGGCCGACCTGCATGAAGTCAAGCGCCAGCGCAACCAGCTGGAAAACAGCCTGGCCACCCTGACGGGCAAGCCGCCGTCGGCGCTGCAATTGCCGGTGGCCGCCGATCCGTCCGTCCTGCCGCTGCCGCCTGCCATTCCTGTCGGCTTGCCGGCCAGCCTGCTGGCGCACCGCCCGGACCTCGTTTCCAGCGTGGCGGGCTTGCGCGCGGCGAACGCGCAAGTGGGCGTGGCCGAAGGCGCGTTTTATCCGACGCTGCAACTGACGGGCAATTTCGGCTATGCGTCGGAAAAGCTGCGCGACCTGGCGCAGGGCGGTTCGCGCCAGTTCAGCTTTGGTCCGCTGGCCTTGTCCCTGCCGATCTTCGACGGCGGCCGCAACCAGGCCAATCTTGACCTGTCCAAGGCGCGCTATGCGGAAGCCGTGGCGAACCATGAAACGAAGCTGTTGACGGCCTTGCGCGAAGTGGAAGATGCGCTGTCCGACGTGGAGCAGCGCCAGTTGCAGGGCGATGCCCAGGCCCTGTCGCAGGAAGCGGCGGCGCGCGCTTACCTGGTGGCGCGCACGCGCTACGAGCGCGGCATCTCGACCTATCTGGATGTGACGGACGCGCAGCGCAGCTCGCTGGCAGCGGACCGCGCCGCCGCGCAGATCAAGACCCAGCGCCTGCTGGCGACGGTGGCCGTGGCCCGCTCGCTGGGTGCTGGCTGGCAGCCGGACGGCGAGCTGGCCAAGCTGGCTTCCGCGCCTGCCGCGAAGGTGAACTAG
- a CDS encoding dipeptidyl-peptidase 3 family protein, with product MKRILFPLLMAAAVGSACAATPATPATAQQLAAMSARYAPVALTADVTHLSAGDRQAIAKLVEAAKLVDVLQLRQRWSGNEALWAALKKDTSKLGQARLNYFWINKGPWSVLDAHASFMPASYAGIAIPAHKPEAGNFYPQGATKASLETWMNGLSPEDKQQAQWFFTTIRAGKDGKYQTVKYSNEYKVELKQLAKLLDEAAAATDNASLKKFLTLRAKAFLDNDYLPSDFAWMDLDSPVDITIGPYETYNDELFGYKAAFEAYVNIRDQAETQKLNFFAKHMQELEDNLPLDARYRNPKVGALAPMVVVNQVYGAGDGNMAVQTAAYNLPNDERIISARGSKRVMLKNVQEAKFKATLTPISKLVLTPEAQQDVDFNSFFTHILAHEIMHGLGPHATVVDGKPSTPRQDLKEAYSTIEEAKADITGLFALRYMMDKGQLKDTLGQGDAAERKLYNTFLASGFRTLHFGLTDSHARGMAIQMNYILDKGGFVSLGDGKFGVDFGKIKQAVIDLDREFLTIEATGDYARAKDMMSKYVVIRPEVQVALDKMKAVPNDIRPEFVTARALDQAAKK from the coding sequence ATGAAACGTATCCTGTTCCCCCTGCTGATGGCTGCCGCCGTCGGCAGCGCTTGCGCCGCAACGCCGGCCACCCCGGCCACCGCGCAACAACTGGCGGCCATGAGCGCCCGCTACGCGCCCGTCGCGCTGACGGCCGATGTCACGCATCTGTCTGCCGGCGACCGCCAGGCCATCGCCAAGCTGGTCGAGGCGGCCAAGCTGGTCGACGTGCTGCAGCTGCGCCAGCGCTGGTCCGGCAATGAAGCGCTGTGGGCGGCATTGAAGAAGGACACATCAAAGCTGGGACAGGCCCGTTTGAACTATTTCTGGATCAATAAAGGTCCCTGGTCGGTGCTCGACGCGCACGCCTCGTTCATGCCGGCCAGCTATGCCGGTATCGCCATTCCCGCGCACAAGCCGGAAGCGGGCAATTTCTATCCACAGGGCGCCACCAAGGCCAGCCTGGAAACGTGGATGAATGGCTTGTCGCCAGAGGACAAGCAGCAGGCGCAATGGTTCTTCACGACGATTCGCGCGGGCAAGGATGGAAAATACCAGACCGTCAAGTATTCGAATGAATACAAGGTGGAACTCAAGCAGCTGGCCAAGCTTCTGGATGAAGCTGCCGCCGCCACGGACAACGCGTCGTTGAAGAAATTTTTGACCCTGCGCGCCAAGGCTTTCCTCGACAACGACTATCTGCCGTCCGATTTCGCCTGGATGGACCTCGATTCGCCCGTCGACATCACCATCGGCCCGTACGAGACGTATAACGATGAGCTGTTCGGCTACAAGGCCGCGTTCGAAGCGTACGTGAACATCCGCGACCAGGCGGAAACGCAGAAGCTGAACTTCTTCGCCAAGCACATGCAGGAGCTGGAAGACAACCTGCCGCTCGACGCCCGGTACCGCAACCCGAAGGTGGGCGCGCTGGCGCCGATGGTGGTGGTCAACCAGGTGTATGGCGCCGGCGACGGCAACATGGCCGTGCAGACGGCCGCCTACAACTTGCCCAACGACGAGCGCATCATCAGCGCGCGCGGCTCCAAGCGCGTCATGTTGAAAAACGTGCAGGAAGCCAAGTTCAAGGCCACCCTGACGCCGATCTCGAAACTGGTGCTCACGCCCGAAGCGCAGCAGGACGTCGATTTCAATTCCTTCTTCACGCACATCCTCGCGCATGAAATCATGCACGGCCTGGGCCCGCACGCGACCGTCGTCGACGGCAAGCCATCGACGCCGCGCCAGGACTTGAAGGAAGCGTATTCGACCATTGAGGAAGCCAAGGCCGATATCACGGGATTGTTCGCGCTGCGCTACATGATGGACAAGGGGCAGCTCAAGGATACCCTGGGCCAGGGCGACGCGGCTGAGCGCAAGCTGTACAACACGTTCCTCGCCTCGGGTTTCCGCACCCTGCATTTCGGCCTGACGGATTCGCATGCGCGCGGCATGGCCATCCAGATGAATTACATCCTCGACAAGGGCGGCTTTGTCTCGCTGGGCGACGGCAAGTTCGGCGTCGATTTTGGCAAGATCAAGCAGGCCGTGATCGACCTGGACCGTGAGTTCTTGACCATCGAGGCGACGGGCGACTATGCGCGTGCGAAAGACATGATGAGCAAGTACGTGGTCATCCGCCCTGAAGTGCAGGTGGCGCTCGACAAGATGAAAGCCGTGCCCAACGATATCCGCCCGGAATTCGTCACGGCCCGCGCGCTGGACCAGGCGGCGAAGAAATAA
- a CDS encoding DHA2 family efflux MFS transporter permease subunit — MSSPSTTLAKPPAFPVIDEKVSGRTWLAVAAGMLGAFMAVLDIQITNSSLKDILGSLSATQEEGSWISTAYLVAEIIVIPLTALLARVFGLRTYMIGTTAFFLLFSTLCGTAWNLESMIVFRMLQGFTGGALIPMAFTLVMLKLPPSKRAVGMAIFGLTATLAPAMGPTLGGYLSELYGWPSIFYINWVPGVLLIAGMIYGLDKEPMKLEMFWKADWLGIFFMALGLGCLTIFLEEGNSKDWFDSGFIIAFASMALVGILGWVVTSATRAEPFVNLALYGQRNFLVATVLSAVTGMGLYGSAFLLPLFLGQIAGYSPMQIGEVIMWVGLPQLFIMPFVAKLSSVVDNRILCSFGLLLFGGSCMMNAYMDASTGYDQLLWSQVVRALGQPFVMLTLSNFAMKGIAPKDMPSASSLFNMTRNLGGSIGIALLATALSTREHFHSQRLGEAINAYSSATQLRIDQLTSSFMAKGYDAVTAGNQALQAIDGIVRREAYVMAYNDGFFLIGAILLACIVPLWLADKLKAPGGGGGGH; from the coding sequence ATGAGCAGCCCCTCCACCACGCTGGCGAAGCCGCCAGCGTTTCCCGTGATCGACGAGAAAGTCTCCGGGCGCACCTGGCTGGCGGTCGCCGCCGGCATGCTGGGCGCCTTCATGGCGGTGCTCGACATCCAGATCACCAATTCCTCGCTCAAGGATATCCTTGGCTCGCTGTCGGCCACCCAGGAAGAGGGCTCGTGGATTTCCACGGCCTACCTGGTGGCCGAAATTATCGTCATTCCCCTCACCGCGCTGCTGGCGCGCGTGTTCGGTCTGCGTACCTACATGATCGGCACCACCGCTTTCTTCCTGCTGTTCTCCACCCTGTGCGGCACGGCGTGGAACCTGGAAAGCATGATCGTCTTCCGCATGCTGCAAGGGTTCACTGGCGGCGCCCTGATCCCGATGGCGTTCACGCTGGTGATGCTCAAGCTGCCGCCGTCGAAGCGCGCCGTCGGCATGGCGATTTTCGGCCTGACGGCCACCCTGGCGCCAGCCATGGGCCCGACCCTGGGCGGGTATCTGAGCGAGCTGTATGGCTGGCCTTCGATCTTCTACATCAACTGGGTGCCGGGCGTGCTGCTGATCGCCGGCATGATCTATGGCCTCGACAAGGAGCCGATGAAGCTCGAGATGTTCTGGAAGGCCGACTGGCTGGGCATCTTCTTCATGGCCCTGGGCCTCGGCTGCCTGACCATCTTCCTGGAAGAAGGCAACTCGAAGGACTGGTTCGACTCCGGTTTCATCATCGCCTTCGCCTCGATGGCCCTGGTGGGCATCCTGGGCTGGGTCGTCACCAGTGCCACGCGCGCCGAACCGTTCGTCAACCTGGCGCTGTATGGCCAGCGCAATTTTTTAGTGGCCACCGTGCTGTCGGCCGTGACGGGCATGGGCCTGTATGGCTCGGCCTTTTTGCTGCCGCTGTTCCTGGGCCAGATCGCGGGCTACTCGCCGATGCAGATCGGTGAAGTCATCATGTGGGTAGGCTTGCCGCAGCTGTTCATCATGCCGTTTGTCGCCAAGCTGTCGTCCGTGGTGGACAACCGCATCCTGTGTTCGTTCGGCCTGTTGCTGTTTGGCGGTTCGTGCATGATGAATGCCTACATGGATGCATCCACCGGCTACGACCAGCTGCTGTGGTCGCAGGTGGTGCGCGCGCTGGGCCAGCCCTTCGTCATGCTGACCCTGTCGAACTTCGCCATGAAGGGCATCGCGCCGAAGGACATGCCGTCCGCATCGAGCCTGTTCAACATGACGCGCAACCTGGGCGGCTCGATCGGCATCGCCCTGCTGGCCACGGCCCTGAGCACCCGCGAGCATTTCCATTCGCAGCGCCTGGGCGAAGCGATCAATGCGTATTCCAGCGCCACGCAGCTGCGCATCGACCAGCTGACGTCGTCGTTCATGGCCAAGGGCTATGACGCCGTCACGGCCGGCAACCAGGCCTTGCAGGCAATCGACGGCATCGTGCGCCGCGAAGCGTATGTGATGGCTTACAACGATGGCTTCTTCCTGATCGGCGCCATCCTGCTCGCCTGCATCGTGCCTCTGTGGCTGGCCGACAAACTCAAAGCTCCCGGTGGCGGTGGCGGCGGTCATTGA
- a CDS encoding short chain dehydrogenase: protein MKIVIIGASGTIGKAVTAQLAQRHEIIEVGSRTGTHQADMGDIAQVRALFQRIGKVDAVVVTAGKLHFGPLAEFTPEQFQLGLDSKLMGQVNVALVAQEYLNDGGSITLTSGIVAEQPIRFGAAASMTNAAVEGFVRGAAIELARGVRINVVSPTVLEESLEAYGPFFYGFEPAAASRVALAYSRSVEGAQTGQVYRVW, encoded by the coding sequence ATGAAAATCGTCATCATCGGCGCCAGCGGCACCATCGGCAAGGCCGTCACCGCGCAACTGGCGCAACGCCATGAAATCATCGAAGTGGGCAGCCGCACGGGCACGCACCAGGCCGACATGGGCGACATCGCGCAAGTGCGCGCCCTGTTCCAGCGCATCGGCAAGGTCGACGCCGTCGTCGTCACGGCCGGCAAGCTGCATTTCGGCCCCCTGGCAGAATTCACGCCCGAGCAGTTCCAGCTGGGCCTGGACAGCAAGCTGATGGGCCAGGTCAACGTGGCGCTGGTGGCGCAGGAATACCTGAACGACGGCGGCTCGATTACCTTGACCAGCGGCATCGTGGCCGAGCAGCCGATCCGCTTCGGCGCGGCCGCCAGCATGACGAATGCGGCCGTGGAAGGCTTTGTACGGGGCGCCGCCATCGAACTGGCGCGCGGCGTGCGCATCAATGTCGTCAGCCCGACGGTGCTGGAAGAGTCGCTGGAAGCGTATGGCCCGTTCTTCTATGGCTTCGAGCCGGCCGCCGCCAGCCGCGTAGCGCTGGCCTACAGCCGCAGCGTGGAAGGGGCGCAGACGGGGCAAGTCTACCGCGTGTGGTAG
- a CDS encoding LysR family transcriptional regulator: MDKLRSMEIFVSVVDQGSFTAAADTFRISPVMVGKHIKQLEERLGTRLLARTTRRQSLTEIGRQYVEQCRQILAQIAAAETGAEAMRATPRGKLKITAPVSFGSECIAPLMADYLTAYADVSLELNLNDRMVDLVEEGFDAAIRIGKLEDSGMVARPLRPYAMVICASPAYLAKHGTPRTPDDLARHECVDFMQWSRHMRWRLSGKTARHDGAAAESRFLSNNGQALRMAALHGFGIVMQAEILLADDIAAGRLVPLLADYVPAPRLMHVLYPRDRQPTPKLTTFIDFLLERYGPAATPPPATLT; encoded by the coding sequence ATGGATAAATTGCGCAGCATGGAGATCTTTGTGTCCGTCGTCGACCAGGGCAGTTTCACGGCGGCCGCCGACACCTTCCGCATCTCGCCCGTGATGGTGGGCAAGCACATCAAACAGCTGGAAGAGCGGCTGGGCACGCGCCTGCTGGCGCGCACGACGCGCCGGCAAAGCCTGACGGAAATCGGCCGGCAATACGTGGAGCAATGCCGCCAGATCCTGGCGCAGATCGCGGCGGCCGAAACGGGCGCGGAAGCGATGCGCGCCACGCCGCGCGGCAAGCTGAAGATCACGGCGCCCGTGTCCTTCGGCAGCGAATGCATCGCGCCGCTGATGGCCGACTATCTGACGGCCTATGCGGACGTGAGCCTGGAGCTCAATTTGAATGACAGGATGGTCGACCTGGTGGAGGAAGGATTCGATGCGGCCATCCGCATCGGCAAGCTGGAAGATTCCGGCATGGTGGCGCGGCCCTTGCGGCCCTATGCGATGGTGATCTGCGCCTCGCCCGCCTACCTGGCAAAGCACGGCACGCCGCGCACGCCGGACGACCTGGCGCGGCACGAATGCGTGGATTTCATGCAGTGGTCGCGCCACATGCGCTGGCGTCTGAGCGGCAAGACAGCGCGCCACGATGGCGCTGCGGCCGAGAGCCGCTTCCTCTCGAACAATGGCCAGGCGCTGCGCATGGCGGCCCTGCACGGCTTCGGCATCGTCATGCAGGCGGAGATTTTACTGGCCGACGATATCGCGGCGGGACGGCTGGTGCCGCTGCTGGCCGACTACGTGCCGGCGCCGCGCCTGATGCATGTGCTGTATCCGCGCGACCGCCAGCCTACGCCGAAGCTGACAACCTTCATCGATTTTCTGCTGGAACGCTACGGGCCGGCGGCGACACCGCCACCGGCCACGCTCACGTAA
- a CDS encoding HlyD family secretion protein: protein MSNQPGQAEHKVLSAVPPAAPAAPSAPAASASSAPPNNRVKIIAGLIVLVALGAGARMWYRSHYFVETENAYVAGHVHPVSARISGVVTKVFIDDNQMVKEGDVIAELDPFDQRVKTEQIAAQIASAEQQVLQADAQIAQVQAQASGAQAQVAQADAQLLRAKQDADRYGQLYTSQMKAVSKAELDAANAARSSAVADLAARRDSASAAKAQIGAAQAARDVAKAQVAVLRVQLKDAEQQLQYNRILAPVAGRIGKRNVETGMRVQPGQQLTAIVQDNVWVTANFKETQLADLHRGQSVHVTIDAMPGKKLVGTVDSFAPASGAQFALLPADNATGNFTKIVQRVPVKIVFQPEDIKAMNGRLVPGMSVIAEVEVNQPETQPAARHAAAPAAQSTTH, encoded by the coding sequence ATGTCCAACCAGCCAGGCCAAGCAGAGCACAAAGTGCTGAGCGCCGTCCCACCCGCGGCCCCGGCCGCCCCTTCCGCGCCCGCCGCCTCCGCCAGCTCCGCACCACCGAACAACCGCGTCAAAATCATCGCCGGCCTGATCGTCCTCGTGGCCCTGGGCGCCGGCGCGCGCATGTGGTACCGCAGCCACTATTTCGTGGAAACGGAAAACGCCTATGTGGCTGGCCACGTGCATCCTGTCTCGGCGCGCATTTCCGGCGTCGTCACCAAGGTCTTCATCGACGACAATCAAATGGTGAAAGAGGGCGACGTGATCGCCGAACTCGACCCGTTCGACCAGCGCGTGAAGACCGAGCAGATCGCCGCGCAGATCGCCAGCGCCGAGCAGCAAGTGCTGCAAGCGGACGCGCAGATCGCGCAAGTGCAGGCGCAAGCCAGTGGCGCCCAGGCGCAAGTGGCGCAAGCCGATGCGCAACTGCTGCGCGCAAAACAGGATGCGGACCGTTATGGCCAGCTGTACACGAGCCAGATGAAAGCCGTCTCGAAAGCGGAACTCGACGCGGCCAATGCGGCCCGCTCGAGCGCCGTGGCCGACCTGGCCGCCCGCCGCGACAGCGCGTCGGCCGCCAAGGCGCAGATCGGTGCGGCGCAAGCTGCGCGCGACGTGGCCAAGGCGCAAGTGGCCGTGCTGCGCGTGCAATTGAAGGACGCGGAACAGCAGCTGCAATACAACCGCATCCTGGCCCCTGTCGCCGGCCGTATCGGCAAGCGCAACGTGGAAACGGGCATGCGTGTGCAGCCTGGCCAGCAATTGACGGCCATCGTGCAGGACAACGTCTGGGTCACCGCCAACTTCAAGGAAACGCAATTGGCCGACCTGCACCGCGGCCAGAGCGTGCACGTGACCATCGACGCCATGCCGGGCAAGAAACTGGTCGGTACCGTGGACAGCTTCGCTCCTGCCTCGGGCGCGCAATTCGCGCTGCTGCCAGCCGATAACGCCACCGGCAACTTCACCAAGATCGTCCAGCGCGTGCCGGTGAAAATCGTCTTCCAGCCGGAAGACATCAAGGCCATGAATGGCCGCCTGGTGCCGGGCATGTCGGTGATCGCCGAAGTGGAAGTGAATCAGCCTGAAACGCAGCCGGCCGCGCGCCACGCTGCTGCTCCAGCCGCCCAGTCCACCACCCATTAA